DNA sequence from the Cupriavidus oxalaticus genome:
CTCCAGCGGCATCCTGACCTACGCGGTGCTGGCACGCAGCTTCCCCGACGCGCTGATCGGGCGGGCCACCACGGCGCTGACGCTGACGGTGTTCCTGGCGACCTTTGCGTGCCAGGTCGGGGTGGGGTTCGTGCTGGACCTGTGGCCGTCCAGCGGCGGCCACTACCCGAAGGCGGCGCACCTGGCGGCGTGGGGCGGGCTGGTGGCGCTGCAGGTGCTGGCGGCGCTGTGGTACCTGATGGGCGCACGGCGGGCGCCGGCGGGTGCCGGTGCCCGATGAAGCCTGCGCGGGTGGGCCCTATGCATCAGTAGATGCCAGGCACCGCGCGAAACCGGACTTTCTCGCGATACTGGCGGTATTCGGGGTCGTCGGACAGCAACGCCTCTTCCCGATTGATCCGCACGGCCTGAAGTGCATACAGGCCGGTGTAGACCAGCAGGTTTTGCAGTCCGAAGTTCGTGAGCAGGAAGCCGACGTCAGCGATGAGGTAGCCCAGGTAGATCGGATGCCGCACGAACCGGTAAGCCCCGTGCGACACGATCCCGCGGTTGGCAGGCAGTATTCCGAACGAGAAGCGCAGCGTCAGCTTGGCGTAGATCTGCCATGAAATCCCGACAAGCTGCAGGCACGCTCCGACGATTTCCGGCGCTAGGTGTTGCCCGGGTGCCAGCTGGATGCCAAGGAAATAGTAGGAAGCGCCCAATGAGCACAGGACTGTGATTGGATTCCAGTCCCGCTTTTTTGGCACCCGGACAAAAAGGGACAGTCCGACTGTCAGGCAATTTGCAATCACCAGCAGCAGCAAGGTGATGCGCGATGGATCGGCCAGCCACTGCCTGATCGCCACATAGGCGAACACGCCCAGCACAAGGGCAGTGGAACTCCTGAGTACCACCTCCAACAGGACTTCCCGAAGGTTGCTCTTGGGTGCTGCGTCGGCCCGATCGTTTGCCGCCAGGATTTCTGACATGGTTTCCCCCGTTTATCCAGCGGAATCTTCGCTCCGCCGTGATGCCTGCTTGTGCACCAAGCGTAGCGTCATGGCTCCGGAGGCCATATCGGGCAAAAGTATGTTTCACCCGTGAACGCCCGCGCAGGGAATCCGATCAGATCACGACCGGCCGGTCATCCAGCTCATTGGGGTTGTGCCCGCCGTCAGACGGGAAATGGTGGGCCAGCAGCTCGTGGATGCGCGCCACCGTGACCAGCACCGGTGCCACCGACAGGTCCTGCTTCAGGCCGTGCGCCAGTTCGTCGCATAGTTCGCGCCATACCGCCGGCCCCACGCTGGCGTCGATGCCGCGGTCGGCCAGCAGTTCGACGGCGTGGTCGGCCAGGTTGATATAGAGCAGCACACCGGTATGGTCGGCGGTATTCCAGACTTCCAGCGCGCCGAACAGGAAGCGGGCGCGCTCGCGCGGGGTCACGCCGGCCCAGGCGTGACCCAGCGGCAGGCTGGCTTCGATGACCACGCGGATCTCGCCGCGATGGCGCGACTCGCCGGCATGCACGGCCGCATGGAGCTGCTGCTGGGCCTCGGCCGGGAAGTGCCTGCGCGCGGTGCCGGCGGTGGTGGCGAAATGATGCAGGGCGCGTCGGAGATGGGGCATGGTCGTCGGTCCTTGTTTGTCACCAGTTGCCGGACGCGCCGCCGCCATCGAAGCCGCCGCCGCCTCCGCCGCTGAAGCCGCCACCACCACCACCACCACCGCCGAAACCGCCTCCGAAGCCGCCGCCGCGCCGCCCCCAGTCCTGCCCCATGCCGTAGCCGCCCAGCCCGCCCAGGCCGCCGGCGATCACGTCGCGGCCGCGCCGGGTGGTGACGATCTGCGGCCCGCGCGAGCGCCGCATGGCGCCGATAAAGAAGAACAGGATGATCGCCAGCGGAAACAGCACCGGCAGCCAGTCGGCCAGCGCCGAGGATTGCTGCGGCTTGCGCGGCTGCGGCCCGGCCAGGCCTTCCTTGTCGATGGTGGCCTGGATGGCGGAAATGCCCGCCGCCAGCCCGCCGTAGAAGTCGTTCTGGCGGAAGTGCGGCGCCATCACGTCCTGCAGGATGCGCTTGGACATGGCATCGGTCAGCGATCCCTGCACGCCGCGCCCGACCTCGAGCCGCATCTTGCGCAGGCCCGGCGGATTGTCCTTGGCGATCAGCACGATCACGCCGTCGTCGATGCCCTTGCGCCCGGCGCGCCAGGCGTCGGCCACGCGGATGCTGTAGGCGTCGATGGGCTCGGGCTCGGTGGTCGGCACCATCAGCACGAAGATCTGGCTGCCGCGCTGCTGCTCGTATTCGGCGAGCACGTTTTCCAGCGCGGTGCGCTGCTGCGTGTTGAGCGTGCCGGTCAGGTCGGTGACGCGCTGGGTCAGCGGCGGCACCGGCACGAAGCCGTCGGCCGCCAGCGCCGGCGCGCACAGCCATGCCGCCAGCCACAGCAGCAGCGCGGCCAGCCCGGTGCGCCAGGAGGACGGCTGCTGCGAACGGCCGCTGGTCAGGCCGCTGGTCAGGCCCATGGCCGCTGCCTCAGAACTTGACCGCCGGCGGCGTCGAGATGGCCTTCTCGTTGTCCACCGTGAACGACGGCTTGACCGGGTACTTGAAGATCATCGCGGTCAGGTTGGTGGGGAAGCTGCGCGCCAGGATGTTGAAGTCCTGCACCGCGGCGATATAGCGCTGGCGCGCCACGGTGATGCGGTTCTCGGTGCCTTCAAGCTGCGACTGCAGGTCGCGGAAGGAGGCGTCGGCCTTCAGTTGCGGGTAGTTCTCGGACACGGCCAGCAGGCGCGACAGCGCGCCGGACAGTTCGCCCTGCGCCTGCTGGAAGCGCTTGAACGCTTCCGGGTCGTTCAGGGTCTCGGGCGAGACCTGGATGCTGGTGGCGGCGGCGCGCGCCCTGGTCACCGCTTCGAGCGTCTCGCGCTCGTGCGTGGCGTAGCCCTTGACGGTATTGACCAGGTTGGGGATCAGGTCGGCGCGGCGCTGGTACTGGTTGATGACCTCGCTCCAGGCCGCCTTGACCGCCTCGTCCTTGGCCTGGAAGTCGTTGTAGCCGCAGGCGCTCAGCAGGCTGGCCATGGCCGCCAGGAGCAGCCAGCGCAGCACGGGCAGCGGCGAGCGCGTCGACGAAAACAAGGAGGAAGAGGCACGCATCTTGAGACTCCGCAGGTAGGCGTGGTGGCCATGGATAGGCGAGTCCCAAGTGTAGCGCACCGCCCATCTGCCGGGCGACGGGCAGGCGACGCCCCGGCGCGTCGCCTGCGGGCGGGGTCTCAGGCCGCCGCGAACGCCTTGCGCGCGGCGTCGAGGGTGGCGCCCAGGATGGCGTCGTCGTGCTGTGCCGAAACAAAGCCGGCCTCGAACGCCGACGGCGCGAGGTAGACGCCGTTGTCCAGCATGGCATGGAAGAAGCGATTGAAGCGCGCGGTGTCGCCCCTGGTCACCTCGGCGAAGCTGCCGGGCACGCCTTCGCGGAAATACAGGCCGAACATGCCGCCGATGGCGTCGGCCGCGAACGGCACGCCGGCCGCCCGCGCGGCGTCGGCCAGGCCGTCGGCCAGCTTGCGGGTCTGCGCGGCCAGCTTGTCGTAGAAGCCGGGCGCCTGGATCAGCTTGAGCGTGGTCAGGCCGGCGGCCACCGCCAGCGGATTGCCCGACAGCGTGCCGGCCTGGTAGACGCCGCCCAGCGGGGCCAGCTTGGCCATGATGTCGCGCCTGCCGCCGAAGGCCGCCGCCGGCATGCCGCCGCCGATGACCTTGCCCAGGCAGGTCATGTCCGGGCGGATGCCGTAGTGGGCCTGGGCGCCGCCCAGCGCCACGCGGAAGCCGGTCATCACTTCATCGAAGATCAGCACCGCGCCGTCGCGGGTGCACAGCTCGCGCATGGCCTTCAGGAAGGCGTCGCTGGCGCGCACCAGGTTCATGTTGCCGGCCACCGGCTCGACGATCACCGCGGCGATCTCGCCGGCATGCTTGGCGAAGGCCTGCTCCAGCTGCTCGACGTTGTTGTACTCCAGCACCATGGTGTGGCGCGTCACGTCGGCCGGCACGCCGGCCGAGGAGGGCGCGTTCTGCGTGGTGTCGGCAAAGGTCAGCAGGCCCGAACCGGCCTTGACCAGCAGGCTGTCGGCATGGCCGTGGTAGCAGCCCTCGAACTTGATGATCAGGTCGCGGCCGGTAAAGCCGCGCGCCAGCCGCAGCGCGCTCATGGTGGCCTCGGTGCCGGAAGACACCAGCCGCACCTGCTCGATCGACGGCACCAGCTTGCAGATTTCCTCGGCCATGGTGATCTCGGCCTCGGTCGGCGCGCCGAACGAGAAGCTGTGGGCCGCGGTCTCCTGCACCGCGCGCACCACCTCGGGGTGGGCATGGCCGACGATCATCGGGCCCCAGGAGCCGATGTAGTCGATATAGCGCTGGCCATCGGCATCCCACATATAAGCCCCTTCGGCGCGCGTGATGAAGCGCGGCGTGCCACCCACCGAGCGGAAGGCACGCACGGGGGAGTTCACGCCGCCAGGAATGGTCTGCTGGGCGCGGTCGAAGAGCTGCTGGTTACGGGACATGGCGTTGATTGGGATCAAGGACTGCTGGGAACGTGGCGGCGCGGCCGGCGTCTCGTCGACATGCAGGCAATACCGTGGAATTTCACGGCAATTGACTGCCAATCCGGCGCTAACATGCGCGAACACGGCGGAACTGGCACGATTCTGGCGATCGCCGGCTGGCGCGGGCGGCACGGTTTCGGTACCATCTGCGCTGGATTTTAATGGAGAGTGGCCAGAGCCTGTTATGGAATACAAGACTTGGATGTGCCTGATCTGCGGCTGGATCTACGACGAAGCCGCAGGCGCGCCGGAAGACGGCATCGCCCCGGGAACCCGGTGGGAAGACGTGCCCATCAACTGGACCTGCCCGGAATGCGGCGCGCGCAAGGAAGATTTCGAGATGGTGGCCATCTGACGCTGGCCGCCATCCGGCACGACGCCAGCTTGCGCGCCATCGAAGCTTCATAGAAAGCCGCCACACTGGCAGCGCGCGTCGCGCCGATACGACAGAACGCCATCAAGGGCCCGCCGCCCCGGATTGACGGCCCACCGGCGTCTTGTCACACTCTGTTGCAAATTATGTGGCCGTCCATCCGCCATTGGTGGGGAAGACGGCAGGCAGGTGCGGGTTCCACGCACCGCCACTGCCGGGTCCGGCCCGGCCTTGAAGGGAAGCAGAATCATTTTTCGGGGGTCCGTCGGGGCGCGCATGGGTCGCGCTGCTCCGCACGGGTGTTCTCTAGTGTTTGCCGGCGCGCCGCATGGCGTGGCCGGTCGCGGGAACAACATGCGGGTCGCTCAAACAGAAGAAAACCAGCGGGTCAATGCCGCCGGCGCCAGCATTGCGGCGCCTGGCGTACCAATGCCGGACACCCGGGCGCACGCGCGCCGCAAGGTGCTGGTCATCGACGATTCCAGCACCATCCGCCGCACCGCGGAGATCTTCCTGTCGCAGGCGGGATACCAGGTATTGCTGGCCGAGGACGGCTTCGAGGCGCTGGCCAAGGTCGGCGAGCTGCATCCGGACCTGGTCTTCTGCGACATCCTGATGCCCCGGCTGGACGGGTACCAGACCTGCTCCCTGATCAAGAAAAGCCCGCGCTTCCACGCCATCCCCGTGATCATGCTGTCCTCGCGCGACGGCGTGTTCGACCGCTCGCGCGGCCGCCTGGTGGGGGCGCATGACCATCTGGCCAAGCCGTTCACCCGCGAAACGCTGCTGCATGCCGTGCAGGCCTGCCTGCCGCTCCGCGCTGACGTGGCGGAAAAGGCTTTGCCGGCATGCTGACGGCCTGAACGAACCGAAGGAAACCTCATGACTGCCATCAACAAGATCCTGATCGTCGACGATTCCCCGACCGAAGCGCTGTTCATGTCCGACCTGCTCGGCAAGCGCGGCTTCAAGGTCTCGGTCGCCGGCAACAGCGACCAGGCCTTCGCGCGCCTGGAATCGGAAAGCTTCGACCTGATCCTCATGGACGTGGTGATGCCCGGCCAGAACGGCTACCAGGCGACCCGCGCGATCAAGCGCGACGACCGCTTCAAGGACATCCCCGTGATCATGTGCACCAGCAAGGGACTGGACACCGACCGTATCTGGGGGATGCGCCAGGGCGCGTCGGACTACATCGTCAAGCCGGTCGACGGCGAGGAACTGCTGGGCAAGATCGCCGCGCTGGCGCACTGAGCCGCCAGCGCCGGCCGTACGGGATGCCACTACCAGTACCGGGGACCGCCACATGAATGCGCCACGCCAAGACCTACGCGCCCGCCACACCCGCCTGCAGGACTACCAGGCCATGCTGGCCCGGCGCCTGCGCGAGGCGCGCAGCCTGCCCGCCGCAGACAGCTACCTGGCGCTGCAGATCGGCGCGCGCCACTGGCTGCTGCCGCTGGCGGAGACCGGCGAGGTGCTCGACATGCGCCAGCCCAGCCGCGTGCCGCTGACACAGCCGTGGTACAGCGGCCTGGTCAATGCGCGCGGCAGCCTGCTCGGCGTGATCGATTTCAGCCTGTTCTGCGGCGGCGCGCCCACGCCGGTGCAGCCCGGCAGCAAGCTGGTGGTGCTGTCGCGCCAGGTGGAGCGTGCCTGCGCGATCGTGGCCACGCGCGTGGCGGGCTTGCGCCATGCCCCGGACCTGGGCCTGCCGCATGGGGAGGCGGCGCAAGGACACGATGAGGTGGCGGCCTGGGAGGGCCAGCGCTTCGCGGACCGCGACGGGCGCGACTGGCAGGTGCTCGACGTGCGCGCGCTGCTGGAGGCGCCGGCGTTCCTGCAGGTGGGCCGCAGCGCGGCCTGAGGCCGGCGCGCGCAGCGCCACGCCGCAAGCGGGCAAAGAGCACGCGCCGGCCCCGGGCTGGCGCACCCGGCACGAGCCGCCGGGCACAACAACGAATAACACGGAAGAGGGT
Encoded proteins:
- a CDS encoding methyltransferase family protein; protein product: MSEILAANDRADAAPKSNLREVLLEVVLRSSTALVLGVFAYVAIRQWLADPSRITLLLLVIANCLTVGLSLFVRVPKKRDWNPITVLCSLGASYYFLGIQLAPGQHLAPEIVGACLQLVGISWQIYAKLTLRFSFGILPANRGIVSHGAYRFVRHPIYLGYLIADVGFLLTNFGLQNLLVYTGLYALQAVRINREEALLSDDPEYRQYREKVRFRAVPGIY
- a CDS encoding TPM domain-containing protein, whose translation is MPHLRRALHHFATTAGTARRHFPAEAQQQLHAAVHAGESRHRGEIRVVIEASLPLGHAWAGVTPRERARFLFGALEVWNTADHTGVLLYINLADHAVELLADRGIDASVGPAVWRELCDELAHGLKQDLSVAPVLVTVARIHELLAHHFPSDGGHNPNELDDRPVVI
- a CDS encoding TPM domain-containing protein, which gives rise to MGLTSGLTSGRSQQPSSWRTGLAALLLWLAAWLCAPALAADGFVPVPPLTQRVTDLTGTLNTQQRTALENVLAEYEQQRGSQIFVLMVPTTEPEPIDAYSIRVADAWRAGRKGIDDGVIVLIAKDNPPGLRKMRLEVGRGVQGSLTDAMSKRILQDVMAPHFRQNDFYGGLAAGISAIQATIDKEGLAGPQPRKPQQSSALADWLPVLFPLAIILFFFIGAMRRSRGPQIVTTRRGRDVIAGGLGGLGGYGMGQDWGRRGGGFGGGFGGGGGGGGGFSGGGGGGFDGGGASGNW
- a CDS encoding LemA family protein; its protein translation is MRASSSLFSSTRSPLPVLRWLLLAAMASLLSACGYNDFQAKDEAVKAAWSEVINQYQRRADLIPNLVNTVKGYATHERETLEAVTRARAAATSIQVSPETLNDPEAFKRFQQAQGELSGALSRLLAVSENYPQLKADASFRDLQSQLEGTENRITVARQRYIAAVQDFNILARSFPTNLTAMIFKYPVKPSFTVDNEKAISTPPAVKF
- the hemL gene encoding glutamate-1-semialdehyde 2,1-aminomutase — its product is MSRNQQLFDRAQQTIPGGVNSPVRAFRSVGGTPRFITRAEGAYMWDADGQRYIDYIGSWGPMIVGHAHPEVVRAVQETAAHSFSFGAPTEAEITMAEEICKLVPSIEQVRLVSSGTEATMSALRLARGFTGRDLIIKFEGCYHGHADSLLVKAGSGLLTFADTTQNAPSSAGVPADVTRHTMVLEYNNVEQLEQAFAKHAGEIAAVIVEPVAGNMNLVRASDAFLKAMRELCTRDGAVLIFDEVMTGFRVALGGAQAHYGIRPDMTCLGKVIGGGMPAAAFGGRRDIMAKLAPLGGVYQAGTLSGNPLAVAAGLTTLKLIQAPGFYDKLAAQTRKLADGLADAARAAGVPFAADAIGGMFGLYFREGVPGSFAEVTRGDTARFNRFFHAMLDNGVYLAPSAFEAGFVSAQHDDAILGATLDAARKAFAAA
- a CDS encoding rubredoxin → MEYKTWMCLICGWIYDEAAGAPEDGIAPGTRWEDVPINWTCPECGARKEDFEMVAI
- a CDS encoding response regulator, yielding MRVAQTEENQRVNAAGASIAAPGVPMPDTRAHARRKVLVIDDSSTIRRTAEIFLSQAGYQVLLAEDGFEALAKVGELHPDLVFCDILMPRLDGYQTCSLIKKSPRFHAIPVIMLSSRDGVFDRSRGRLVGAHDHLAKPFTRETLLHAVQACLPLRADVAEKALPAC
- a CDS encoding response regulator, with the protein product MTAINKILIVDDSPTEALFMSDLLGKRGFKVSVAGNSDQAFARLESESFDLILMDVVMPGQNGYQATRAIKRDDRFKDIPVIMCTSKGLDTDRIWGMRQGASDYIVKPVDGEELLGKIAALAH
- a CDS encoding chemotaxis protein CheW; translation: MNAPRQDLRARHTRLQDYQAMLARRLREARSLPAADSYLALQIGARHWLLPLAETGEVLDMRQPSRVPLTQPWYSGLVNARGSLLGVIDFSLFCGGAPTPVQPGSKLVVLSRQVERACAIVATRVAGLRHAPDLGLPHGEAAQGHDEVAAWEGQRFADRDGRDWQVLDVRALLEAPAFLQVGRSAA